The following coding sequences are from one Triplophysa dalaica isolate WHDGS20190420 chromosome 12, ASM1584641v1, whole genome shotgun sequence window:
- the LOC130432917 gene encoding zinc finger BED domain-containing protein 4-like has translation MSAVWKHFKVSEKEAKTAVCRHCSAELSRGGASAKTYSTSSLIYHLKSRHPEHHAEYEKDTAAATATAAAKRKVAPPSPRTPTPSVADFLEKAKKFANDSAKAKGITKRIMEFIALDDQPFSVVEDVGFRRLIDHIEPRYTIPSRRYFSDVCLPEMYNVVSTHVHELLATDIAALSFTTDIWSSDVSPTSMLGLTAQWIDTDFKLQKIVLHSQEFRGSHTAVAISEAFANMFDTWRIDRSKVHAVVSDNARNMAKSMEDSDLKGIRCMAHTIQLAVNEGLLSQRSIADVIAIGRKIVGHFKHSPLAYARLQSIQEQFGMPQKRFQQDVSTRWNSTYYMLESLFAQKRVLATYIADHDLPATFTAYQWVLIENVLSLLAPFEQITKEISSSDASVADVIPLLAALKRLLNKEAETDHGVKTTKSALLEAVSTRFSQADSEPLYCIATVLDPRYKDHYLDVGKKLRTREMIQAELDLGKPLGDGDGQVTHSAGDENSAESKRARTTDEPRTVSLSDMFDEILQENNPFARQRTSSTAQQLDGYLSEVPIPRSNNPLEFWRTNQGRFPDLAQMARRYLSAPCTSTDSERLFSAASHVIDEKRNRLSCEKAEKLLFIKKNLPLFLKK, from the exons ATGTCAGCAGTGTGGAAGCACTTTAAAGTGTCAGAGAAAGAGGCAAAAACGGCCGTTTGCAGACACTGTTCTGCTGAATTGTCCAGAGGGGGTGCATCTGCAAAAACGTACAGCACTTCAAGTTTAATTTATCACTTAAAATCAAGACACCCCGAACATCATGCAGAGTACGAGAAAGACACGGCGGCGGCTACGGCAACAGCAGCAGCGAAAAGGAAAGTAGCTCCCCCCAGTCCTAGAACACCCACTCCATCTGTGGCTGACTTCttagaaaaagcaaaaaagttTGCCAATGACAGTGCCAAAGCTAAAGGTATTACTAAAAGGATAATGGAATTCATCGCATTGGATGATCAACCATTCTCTGTTGTAGAGGATGTTGGATTTCGCAGGCTTATAGACCATATTGAGCCCCGTTACACCATCCCTAGTAGACGGTATTTCTCAGACGTGTGCTTACCTGAGATGTATAACGTCGTTTCAACTCACGTCCATGAGCTCTTGGCTACAGACATTGCAGCCCTCAGCTTCACGACTGATATTTGGAGCTCGGATGTGAGCCCCACCAGTATGCTAGGTTTAACTGCGCAGTGGATCGACACAGATTTCAAGCTACAAAAGATTGTGCTTCACTCACAAGAGTTTAGAGGGTCCCATACAGCTGTAGCCATATCCGAGGCGTTCGCCAACATGTTTGACACTTGGCGTATCGACCGATCTAAAGTGCATGCGGTAGTCAGTGACAACGCAAGAAATATGGCTAAATCCATGGAAGATAGCGATCTGAAAGGCATACGGTGTATGGCACACACAATTCAACTGGCGGTCAACGAGGGATTGTTGAGTCAGCGCAGTATAGCAGATGTGATAGCGATAGGCAGGAAAATTGTTGGCCATTTTAAACATTCACCACTTGCCTATGCGCGCCTACAATCTATCCAAGAACAGTTCGGAATGCCACAAAAACGTTTCCAACAGGATGTGAGCACAAGGTGGAACAGTACATATTATATGCTGGAAAGCCTTTTTGCGCAAAAGCGAGTCTTGGCTACATACATAGCAGATCATGACCTGCCCGCGACATTCACCGCATACCAGTGGGTGTTAATCGAGAACGTTCTCTCTCTTCTCGCCCCCTTTGAGCAGATAACAAAAGAGATAAGCTCATCTGATGCATCTGTGGCAGACGTCATACCCTTACTtgcagcactaaagcgtcttTTAAACAAAGAGGCTGAAACAGACCACGGAGTGAAAACAACTAAAAGTGCGCTCTTGGAAGCTGTCAGCACACGATTTAGTCAGGCGGACTCAGAACCCCTGTACTGCATCGCGACTGTGCTTGATCCACGATATAAAGATCATTACTTGGATGTGGGGAAAAAGCTGCGCACACGAGAAATGATCCAGGCCGAGTTGGATTTGGGAAAGCCGCTAGGTGATGGAGACGGTCAGGTGACGCACAGCGCAGGAGATGAAAACAGCGCAGAGAGTAAACGCGCTCGTACTACAGATGAGCCCCGCACAGTCTCGCTGTCTGACATGTTCGATGAGATCCTCCAAGAGAATAACCCATTTGCAAGACAGAGGACAAGCTCAACCGCTCAACAGTTAGATGGTTATCTCTCAGAAGTCCCCATCCCCAGGAGCAATAACCCTCTCGAATTTTGGAGGACCAATCAAGGCCGCTTTCCCGACCTGGCGCAGATGGCACGCAG GTACTTGTCTGCTCCATGCACAAGCACCGACAGCGAGAGACTGTTTAGTGCTGCATCTCATGTCATCGATGAGAAGAGGAACCGACTTTCATGTGAGAAAGCAGAGAAGCTACTTTTCATAAAGAAGAACCTGCCACTTTTCCTGAAGAAGTAG